The Mycobacterium haemophilum DSM 44634 sequence GCACCTCAACATCGACCTACTTCAATCATGCTTCGATAAGCTCGAAAATGTTAAGGACAAGTACCCGGTCGCTCTCGCGAAAGGCAACTCAAAGAAGTACACCCAATTCGTGTGAGAACACCGCCGGCGCACTCGAAAACGGGCGCCCCAAACTATGCAGACCGAAGGAAAAGTTAAACCGTGAGAGTCTTTGTTGCGGCGCCGTTCGGGAGCTACCTCGACGCCGACGGTGTCTTCGATCCTCATTTCAGGAGGCAACTCGAGGAGTTCTATGACTGTCTAAGTGGTGCGGGCTTCGAGTACTTCTCCGCGCAAGTCAACGAGAATTGGGGATCCACCCCACTGCTGCCGCGTGACTGCGTACCGATCGACTATAAGGAATTGGCGTCCTCGGACGTGGTGGTCGCGGTGCTGGGAAGGCCCCCGTCTCTCGGCGTTGCAGTCGAACTCGGTTGGGCCAGCGCACTTCAGAAGCCAATCCTGATCCTTGGCACCTCGATCGCCGCCAGTTCGATGATCGCAGGCCTCGACCGCGTCGCCGATGTGCGGTTTATCGATAAGGATCTTGGCCACGGTCCCGATGCAACCGGCCTGGCTCTTGGCAGACTCGTCTGCGACCACCTCTCAACCCTGAGCGGTACCACCGTTAACGGGGATGCATGGTGACAGATCGCAGCCTACCCAACGGTAGCAGGCGTCGGTTTTGGCTGGGTGGCCGATGAGTAACGACTGCTGGGAAGATCAGCTCATTGCGGAGCAGCATTACCGCCAGCTGCTTGACCATTGCCCTGACATGATCCTGGTGCACGAAGGCGGCCGGTTCGTGTATATGAACCCGGCCGGGGTCAGGTGGCTGGGTGGGACCTCCGAAGAGCAGTTCATTGGCCGCCGGGTCACCGAAATAGTGCATCCCGGCGAAATCCATGCGGTCCTGGCACGCATCGCCTCGCTGCGCTGCGTCGGGGACAGTTCGGGCCCAACTCCGGAGACCTTGCGGCGTTTGGACGGCACCACGATGGACGTGGAGGTGGTGTCGGTCTTAACGAGGTGGAACGGCAAACTGGCTTATTTGGTCATCATGCACGACCTGAGCGCTCAAAAGGCCGCCGAAAAGACGCTGCGTTATCAGGCCGCTTTGGTCAACTATGTCAGTGACGCCATCATCGCCACCACCGTCACCGGCATTGTCACCAGCTGGAACCCGGCAGCTGAAACGATCTATCACTGCCCAGCAGCAAAGGCGTTGGGGCGGCCGGTGAGCGAGGCGGTCGGTGCGCCATTGGATCCGGCGGCAATTGTCTCCAATGGAGGTGTGGCCCGGGTTGCGCACCGCACCTCAGGCGGCACAGTCTTGTCTGTGCGGGTGTCGGCCGCCGCAATGGATGACGGGTTTGTGTTGGTATGCACTGATCAAACGGCCCTACTGCAGGCTGAGCAGCACTTCCAGACCGTCGTGGATTCACTCGGCGAGGGCGTGGTGGTACTAGACAGTGAGGGGCGCGTTGAATCGGTCAACCCCGCAGCACTACGAATTCTGGGTGTGGATTCCAGTGATCGCGTTTACGATTCAGCTAGACGTGTTGCGATAATTCCGATCATCCAACCCGATGGTCGAATAGTTAACCCGGATCAGCGAGCCCTGTTTGAATTCCTTAAGACGCAGGCTAGTCAGACCCGCTGCGTTCTTGGAGTGGACTGTGCCGGTGATGGGCAACGGGTCTGGCTGTCAGCAAACGGTCAGCTACTTGACCCAGATAATCCGCAAAGCTCGTCGGTGCTGCTCTCCTTTATCGATATCACCGCCCAACACGCCGCCAGCCAGCGGCTTGCCTATGAGGCCGCGCACGATGGGCTGACCGGCCTGCCTAACCGCGGTCACGTGCTGTCCCATATGTCACGGCACCTCGACGAGCGGGATCCGGCCGGGCGAGGAGCGGTGCTTTTTATTGATCTGGACAAATTCAAGGCAGTCAACGACTCGTTGGGCCATGAGGCCGGTGACATCCTGCTGAAGACCGCGGCCCATAGGCTCAAGGCGGCGTTTCGGGCCGGCGATGTCGTCGGCCGCTTGGGCGGCGACGAATTCATCGCCCTAGTCCAAGGTGAAATCTCCCAGACGGGGTTGAACCAACTTGTCGAACGGATCCATGCCGCGCTGGCTAAACCCGTAAGTGTTCGAGGTGCCGAGGTGGCGGTAACTGCCAGCATAGGCATTGCGGTAATTGCCAAGGATGACCCGCGCAACTCTAGGCAGATTGTGCGTGACGCCGAGGCCGCTATGTATCATGCGAAATCATCGGGGGGAAAGATGAGCCGTTATTTCATGCATCAATTGCCCCAGCCAAATCACTAGCCTCGCTTTTTCGACCGCAACGAGCCCAAGTCAAGACCCCTATCCCGCACAGTTTTAGTGCACTGCAACACATCTCGGCATAACCTCGCTACTCGATGGGACGCCCAGTCGATGGCCAGGCGTCCCATCGTCTTTGCAACTTTCGCTCCGCGGCGGTGGGAATCAGCCCGGAGGGCGCGAACAACTTCGACGGCACGGGGTCATCCTCGGTCAGCGGCCTGCCTGCGCCGCGAATTGTCTTGAGCGCGACGACCACTCCAGCGACGAACACAACGACGACAACCGCGGCGAAGATCACCGACAGGGTGCCCTGAATCGAGGTGTTCCTGATGACCTCGTTGAGCTGATGCGGGTTCTTCGCCGCGCCGAACGTCGTCTTGCCGGCATTTTTCGCCGCTAGGTATTGGAAATGCTGCGCCCAGTAGCCGATGGCCGGATCCGCGGAGAAGATTTTCTGCCAGGACGCTGTCAGCGTGACCGCCAGATCCCCTAGCAGCGGAACTCCGGGAATCCAAGCCCATTTCAGAAGGCCCTTTTTGATCACCACCACGGTGATGACAGTCAGCGAAATACCCGCGAGGAGCTGGTTAGCAATTCCGAAGAGCGGGAACAGGGTGTTGATGCCACCGAGCGGATCGGTGACGCCCATCAGCAGGATGCTGCCCCACGCGCTGACCATGACCAGGCTGCAGATCCACACGCCGGGGCGCCAACTCGGATTTCGCAGCTTGGCCAGCGGGCCGCCCACGTTGCCCAGGGTGTCGGAGAGCATGAAGCGGCTCACCCGGGTGCCCGCATCGAGGGTGGTCAAGATGAACAGCGCCTCGAACATGATGGCGAAGTGATACCAGAATCCCTTGAGGCTGGCGCCGCCGAAGACACGCTGCAGTACCTCGGACATGCCCCATGCCAGTGTTGGTGCTCCGCCGGTGCGCGACACAATCGACTGTTCGCCGACACCGCCGGCGGCTTGAGTGATCTGATCGGCCGTCACCGGTGCGCCTGACAGACCGAGGCCATTGACATACTCCGCGGCGGTTGCCGCGGTGCCGCCGGTCTGCGCGGCCGGCGCGTTGAGGGTGAAGTACAGATGCTGGTTGATGATCGACGCGGTGATCAGCGCTATGACAGCAACGAAGGACTCGGTGAGCATGCCGCCGTAGCCGATCAGCCGCATCTGGCTTTCTTTTTCCAGCAACTTAGGTGTTGTCCCGGATGAGATCAGGGCGTGGAATCCGGACAGCGCGCCGCACGCGATGGTGACGAACAAGAACGGGAACAGCGTGCCGGCGAACACTGGCCCGTCGCCGTGAGCGGCGAACCGCGAGATTGCGGGTGCCTGCATGGCCGGCTGGGCGATGCAGATGCCGACCGCGAGCAACGCGATGGCGCCGACTTTCATGAATGTCGACAGGTAGTCGCGCGGCGCCAGCAGTAACCACACCGGAAGCACCGCCGCGGCGAAACCGTAAATGATGAGGCACCAGCACAAGGTCACCGGCGACAGACTGAACCAGGAGGCGCCCCAGGGTGTTTCGGCGACCCAGTGGCCGCCGGCCACCGCGAGCAGCAGTAGCCCGAACCCGACGATCGATACCTCGGTTACCCGCCCGGGACGCAGGAACCTCAGGTAGCAGCCCATAAAAAGCGCGATTGGGATAGTCATGGCGATGGAGAACACGCCCCACGGGCTGTGCGCTAGTGCCCGCACCACGATCAGCGCCAGCACCGCGATCACGATCACGATGATGACCAGGGCCCCGACCAGGGCGGCCGCCCCACCGATGGGGCCGAGTTCATCGCGTGCCATCTGGCCTAGCGAACGGCCCCGGCGCCGGGTGGATATCCACAACACCAGGTAGTCCTGCACGCAGCCACCCAACGTCGCGCCGATGATGATCCAGATGGCGCCCGGTAGATAACCCATTTGGGTAGCTAGGACCGGACCGACGAGGGGCCCGGCTCCAGCGATCGCGGCGAAGTGATGGCCGAACAGCACGCGCCGGTCGGTTGGCAGGTAGTCGGTGCCGTTTTCGAAAATCTCAGCCGGTGTGGCGTGATCATCACGCGGACGAACGATCTTCATTTCAATCAACCGGGCATAGAACCGGTACGCGATGATGTAGGTGCAGATCGCCGCGACCACAAACCAGACCGCGTTTACGGTCTCGCCGCGGACCAAAGCGATGATCGCCCAGGCGATGGCACCGATCACGGCGATGATCCCGAAGATGACCTTGTGACGCAGGGTCATGGGGGAGCGGTCGATGATCGCGACGGGGGGCAGATCGGTGTCGGTGTGGAGGAAGCTGACCCGTTGGTGCTCGCGTTCCTTTTCTGCGATGCGCTCTGTCACGCTCAAACCCTACGTACTGCGGATCTGCCGACCTTCGGCGGTATGGCGCTGCCGGGCGCACCGGCGTCGATCAGAACAGCGCGCGCACGGCGTCGATGGTGTCGGCTTCGGCCGGGCTTTTGTCGTCGCGGTAACGAACCACCCGGGCAAATCGCAGCGCCAGCCCGCTGGGGTAGCGTGACGAGCTTTGTACGCCGTCGAACGCCACCTCGACCACCTGCTCGGGGCGCAATGTGACCACGTAACCATCTGTTCCGCCGATGGCCAGTTCGCGAAACCGGGCGGTCTGCCAGTCCAGCATCTCGTCGGTCATGCCCTTGAATGTTTTGCCCAACATCAGGAATCCGCCAGTGCTCGGATCACGTGCGCCCAGATGAATATTGGAGAGTTTCCCGTACCGGCGCCCAGACCCCCATTCCACGGCCAGTACCACCAGGTCGAGCGTGTGCACCGGTTTGACCTTCAGCCAGCCAGCTCCGCGACGGCCCGCTTGGTAGGGCGCGGCCGGTGACTTGGCCACCACTCCTTCGTGGCCGGCGGCCAGCGTCGCGTTCAGAAAGTTGTTGGCTTCTGACGGGTCTGACGTGAGTAGCCGGTCGACCCGATGCAGCGGTGGGACCAGCGCATCGAGGGCGGTCAGTCGGCCGGTGGTCGGCGCGTCGAGCAGGTCGATGCCGTCGCAGTGCAGGATGTCGAAGAAGAACACCGAAAGTTGTTGTGCTGCACGGGCTGCGACGACATCGAGCGACCGGCCGAAGCGTGATGCCGTCACCTGGAAGCGGTGCGGCCGGTTGTCTGGCCGCAGTGCGATCGCCTCGCCGTCGGCGATAAGGTCGCGCACCGGCAACGTCAGCGTCGCCTCCACCACCTCCGGCAACCGGGCAGTGACGTCGTCAAGGCTTCGGGTGTAGACCGTGACCTCGGTGCCGGCCCGGTGGATCTGCACTCGAGCGCCATCCAGCTTAGTTTCGAAAATGGTTGTGCCACCGTGGCGTTCGAGCGCATCAGCGACGCCGGTCGCGGTCTGCGCGAGCATCGGGCTGACGGGCTGGCCCACGCGCAGCGTAAATGCATCCAGCGCCGCTCGCCCTGCTGCGGGTCCCCCGGACAGCGCGGCGGCTGCCACCGCGGGCAGATCGCCGCCCAGCATTGCCGCACGCTGCACGGCGGCAGCGGGGATTTCGGCGGCGACGGCCACGGCGTCGGCCATGATCCCGGCCAGCGCACCCTGGCGCAGCTCACCACCCAGTAGCCGGCGCAAAAAGAGCTGTTCGGTTTCGGTTGCGGCAGCGAATAACCGCGCGACGAGTTCGCCACGCCGGGTTTGGGCTCCTGTGCCGGACACCGCGCCGATCTCGGAGAAGGTGGCGTCGACGTCGGTAACACTCAACACCGGCTGCGGTGCCGCCGCGGGTTGTGACCGCAGCGACGCCCAGCCGACGCCGATACGGCGTTGGGGCAGTTCACCGGAGAGCCACGACACGATGATCGCGACCACGTGGGCGTCGGGCGCGGCAGCGCGCAGCAGCTCAGCGATGCGCGCAACCTTGGACAGCCGCGACGAGGTGCCGCCAACATCGCGCGACGTGGCAGCCACGTCGAAAAACAGCACAGTTCAGCTTGACATGGTTCGCGCTCAAGTAAACGTCCCGTCGCGCCGATATTAAGTACACTTTTTGGCTGACGAGGAGGACCCCTGATGGGTATCGCACTGACCGACGACCATCGTGAACTCGCCGAGGTAGCTCGCGCGTTCTTGATCGCGCAGAAGGCACGCTGGGCGGCCCGATCACTACTCGATACAGCCGACGAGGCCCGGCCTGGATTCTGGTCTGACATGGTGGAACTCGGCTGGCTCGGTCTGCATGTGGACGAAGAGTACGGTGGTTCCGGCTACGGGTTGCCCGAACTCGTGGTAGTGATCGAAGAACTGGGTCGCGCGGTGGCGCCGGGGCCATTCGTCCCGACCGTGATCGCGTCGGCGGTGATCGCCAGCGACGGCACCGCCGATCACAAGGCGCAGCTGCTGCCCGGGCTGATCGACGGGAGCGTCACGGCGGGCATCGGGCTGGACAGCCAGGCGCGGGTCACAGACGGTGGCACAGCCGACGGCGAGGCCGGAATTGTGTTGGGTGCTGGGCTGGCCGAGCTGCTGCTGATCGCCGCCGGTGACGATGTGCTGGTGTTGGAACGCGACCGCGTGGGCGTGTCGGTGGACATGCCCGAAAACCTCGATCCGACCCGGCGTTGCGGGCGCGTCCGGCTGCGCAACGTCAGCGTCACCGCCGACGACATCTTGCCGGGGGCACGGGAATCGGTGCTGGCCCGGGCGCGCACGTTGCTGGCTGCCGAGGCGGTGGGCGGGGCGTCGGACTGCGTCGATGCCGCCGTCGGGTATGCCAAGGTGCGTCAGCAATTTGGCCGCACCATCGCCACGTTCCAGGCGGTCAAGCATCATTGCGCGAACATGCTGGTGGCCGCCGAGTCGGCGGTCGCCGCGGTCTGGGACGCCGCACGCGCGGCATCGCAGGATGAGGAGCAATTCCGGCTGGCCGCCGCGGTGGCGGCCGCGCTGGCGTTCCCCGCCTACGCCCGCAATGCCGAACTCAACATCCAGGTGCATGGTGGCATCGGCTTCACCTGGGAACACGATGCGCACCTCCACCTGCGGCGGGCGCTGGTCAGTGCGGCACTGCTGGGCGGCGACGCGCCGGCCGCCGATGTCTTCGATCGCACCGCGGCGGGTGCTGTCCGGGCCAACAGCCTGGACTTACCGGCCGAAGCCGAAGAACTACGCATCCAGATCCGCGCTGACGCAGCCGAGATCGCCGCCCTGGACAAGAAGTCGCAGCGCGACAAGCTGATCGAGACCGGCTACGTGATGCCGCATTGGCCCCAACCGTGGGGTCGCGCGGCCGACGCCGTGGAGCAGCTGGTGATCGACGAGGAGTTCCGCGCGGCCGGCATCAAACGCCCGGACTACTCGATTACCGGCTGGGTGATCCTGACCCTGATCCAGCACGGAACACCTTGGCAAATTGAAAGATTCGTGGAGAAGGCGCTGCGTCAGGAGGAGATCTGGTGTCAGCTATTCTCCGAACCCGACGCGGGATCGGATGCCGCGTCCGTCAAGACCCGGGCCACGCGATCCGACGGCGGCTGGAAGATCACCGGGCAAAAGGTATGGACCAGTGGGGCCCAGTATTGCCACCGCGGCTTGGCCACCGTGCGTACCGACCCGGATGCGCCTAAGCACGCCGGCATCACCACCGTGATCATCGACATGAAAGCGGTGGGCGTTGAGGTGCGGCCATTGCGGCAGATCACCGGCGGATCGGAATTCAACGAGGTGTTCTTCAACGACGTGTTCGTCCCGGACGAGGACGTGGTCGGTGCACCCAACTCGGGGTGGACGGTCGCGCGGGCGACGCTGGGTAATGAGCGGGTCAGTATCGGCGGTAGCGGTTCGTTCTACCAGGGGTTGGCGGCGCAACTAGTGCAGCTGGCCCAGCAGCGGGCGGATCGGTTGGCGGGTGCGGAAATCCGCGTCGGAACCTACCTCGCCGAAGACCACGCGCTGCGGCTGCTGAACCTGCGTCGCGCCGCCCGCAGCGTCGAAGGAGCGGGCCCCGGCCCGGAAGGCAACATCACCAAACTGAAGCTGGCGGAGCACATGGTTGAGGGCGCGGCGATCTCGGCGGCGCTGCTGGGGCCCGAGGTGGCGCTGCTCGACGGGCCTGGCGCGGTGGCCGGCCGGTTGATCATGGGGGCTCGCGGTATGGCCATCGCCGGCGGCACCTCGGAAGTCACTCGCAACCAAATCGCCGAGCGGATTCTCGGCATGCCTCGCGACCCGCTGATCAACTAACAGCCCGGCTACCTTGTTAGGCAGGCTCTTTGGTGTCCGTCGTATTACGGTGAGCCATCGCAGTCGTTGCGCACCACCAACACAGCGCATGCCTTGCACTGATCTCGCTGAAGGCAATACCAGCACGGGAAACGCACCGGAAGGAACAAGGCATAAAAGATGTTTGACGAGTCTCACTACAGCGAACTACTGCCAGAGACCAACTCCCGCAACATGTATACCGGCCCGGGTACTGGCTCGATGGTCGCCGCCGCCGGGGAGTGGCAGCACATGATTGAGGAGATGTCTTCCGGAGTTGTTGAGCCGTTCGGCGAGATCCTCCAAAGGCTGCAAGAGCAGTGCTCGGGTCCGTCGGCGAGACGGATGCATAACGCGGCCACGCAGTTTCTGAGCTGGCTGCGTAGGCTCGAAAAGCAGCTCGAAGTGACCCACCAGCAGACCGCTTACCTCTGCACGGCCTATACCAATGCGCATCGGGCAATGGTGTCCCCGGCGGCGATCACCGATAACCGCGCTGACCGGGATAAGCTGGCGACGACCAACCAACTCGGGCTAAACACTCCGGCGATCGCCGACCTCGATGCGCAATACACGCAGTACGGGAACCGCGCCGTCGCGGTGATGCGGCGCTATGAATTATTGGTGCTTTCAGCGTTGGCGGCGATGACTCCGTGGGTGGCGCCACCGCCGATCACCAGCAGGGTCTAGCGGGCCTGATCGCGCTCAACTACGCCGGTCAAGGAATGAACAACAGGCCGGCGAGCGTGAACACGGCTGTACCTGTGTCGTAGGTTCGGTGTGTGTTGGCAACTTGTTTGGCCAGCGCGGGCCGGCGAGGCAGTCGCCGGCGTTGCTACCGGTCGCACCCGTAAACTACGGACCGACAATCGCGCGCAAGCGCTGCGCTCTGATTCGTACCCGCTGATCAGCTAGCGGCCGGTGCGAACAACGGCGTGCCTCCGGAGCCTAGCTCGGGTCGGATATCGACGGGCATTCCATATGTCGCTGAATCCGGTTCGCAGTCAACGATATTAGGGGCTATCCGCAGTCCGGTTTGTTCGGCGAGTTCGACGATAGCGATCACATACAGAGTCGGGATGTCCGGGTTATACGGGTGGTAGTCCCGTCCTACGGGCGGTGCGGATGAGCCATTTCGAAAGACGCCATCGTGTCCGGCATCGGCATCTCGCGAATCTGTCGTCGCACCGGTATTCCCGGGCCGCAGCTGACCATGGAGGCGGTGCGGGCCGCCATCGATGACGCCGGCTTAGTTGCCGCCGACATCGACGGGATCGCCACCTTGTGCGACACCCCGGCCGACGAGGTCAACGCCGCATTGTGGATCCACCCCGCGGACTGCGGCACCGGATTCGGCACCGGCGGCTTGCTGAACCCGGTGATGTCAGCGTGCCACGCGGTCCCGCAGCGACAGGCTCGTCATGAGGTCGTTTATCGGACCATGCAAATGCTCGGCGACACGGCCGCGGCCGAGGAGTCGCGGTTCCACATCGGATTGGCGCAGTTGGCCGGCAATGCGCTGCTAGACCTATTCCTGCGGATCATCGCCGAGTTGTTTCACCAGCGGATTGTTGAGGAAATCACCGACGGTGACGACAGCTTGGCGCGCTACCGCATCCGTCGTCATCTGGACGCTGCGACAGCGTGCTGGCTGTAGGGCAGTGGTGGCCTCAGCTTCGGACCCGGCGCCGCGAGAAAGTACCCTGCCCAAGGGATTTGGCAGGCACGCGGGTCGCCCATGGTAACCGATTAGACGCCGGTCTGCGGGACACTACCTCGCAGGGGGCGGAGCCGGCTCCACCCCGGATGTTTGCGTCACCGTAATTGGGGACTGGGCATCCTGCGGCGCACAGCCTGCCACCAACACCGCGAATCCCGCTACCAGCACTGCGCTTAGTGTCCAAACGGTCAGCCTCGCCGTGCTGGTTTTTGTCGCGATCATTGTTCATGCCTTTCGTTGGTACCCATCCGTGGCCTGAGATTCCCGCCGCTCGCCACAAAATGTTAGCGCCATCACCCGACACCGCGAGCCGTTTTGTAGCTGGAGCAGCAGGATCTGGGCGCAACTAATATGGCTCAGGGGCTGTCCGCTCAACCGGTGCGCGAAGCAGAATGGAAGCGGTCCTTTGCACTGCCGCGACAGAGCTCGAGGGGGTTGGAGTACCATGAGCTTTCGCTATCGGCCACCCTACACACATCGTTTGACGACGCAGTCGAGCGGGAAAGCGCTGGCGCAGCAAGGTTTCGGTGTGCTGACCGAGATCGATATGAAGGCGACGCTGAAAGCCAAGCTTGGGGAAGATATGAAGGACTGTCTGATCCTGGGTGCGGGTACGGCTCATCTTAGGATCAATCCCCGACAACCAACGTCTTGGTGATTCCCGGGGATTGTCACTTCATCTGCCGGCCGGTGTGGGGGTTAGGCCCATGCGGAGCCGACGGAGCGGTCGGTGTCGGCCATGTTGTTACCGGCGGCTTGCACTTTTTGGCCGTGGGCGTTGGCCTGCTCATAAATCGTCTGGAAGTTGCGGCCCAAATCTGTGATGAACTGCTCGCATGCCGCCGAGCCCTGGCCGCCCCAAAAGTCAGCGGCGTCGCGCACACTGGCCAGGATGGCCTGATGGGTGGCTTCCAACGACGCGGCTTGCGCGCGGATGGTGGCGCCGTGGGCGTCAATATCCCCGAACTGGTAGTTAATGCTGGACATGAGTTTTTGTGCTCCTCAATTGAGAAAGTGAATGAGAAAAGGTCGTGGACAGCGGCGGTTTTCCGCCGTTAGCTACCCTGCAGGATCTGCTGGGAGGCCTGCTCTTGCTGCTCGTAGCGGGTGGCGGCGGCACCTAGCTGGTCACGCACCTCGTGCAGCATGTTCACGATGTTGCGAAACGCCTGATTCATCTGCCCCATGGTGTCAAACGAGGTTGCCTGCGCGGTCCCGCTCCAGCCTGCACCCGCGATGTTCAGCGTCGAGGCCCACATCTTGTGTGACTCGTCCTCCACCGTCTGGCCGTGCATCTCAAAACGGCGCGCCATATCCCGCATCGCGTGCGGATCGGTCATAAAACGTGCGGTCATACTCTTTGTATCTCCTTACAGTTAATTTCGTTGCGTTATGGGTGACACAGTCCAAAGCCGCAGTGGTTATCCGCCGGCCAGGTGGCGGGCCATCCAATTTTCAAATGCCGCCAACGGTCAAAACTCAACTACTAGAGTTCTTCGATGATGTTGGAGTAATGAGAGCCGCTGAAGGCCTTGGAAGAGCCGTGGATTACTAGCGGAGCCGGTGTAATTCCTGTTTCTTCAACCTGTCTCATGATATCGAAGATGCGAAACTGATACTCATTCATCACGCCTGCATTGGTGGCCCACATCTCGTGGTATTCGTCATCCAGCTCCATGATTTTGTGGGTGAATTGTCCCAAAAGATTAGTTGATTTCATAGTCCAGGCAGCCGCGCGGTTCTTCACTATCGAAACTGTCGGCACCATCGATCTGACCGCCTCTTCGTAAGCGTCCGCCGCTTGAATGAGATACTCGGCGGTACATTTGGCCGTTAGGGCGTGTTTATGCAGCCACTCATGGTACCGTACTGCCGCTTCTGAAAATTTGTTCGCTGCCTCACCTTGAAACACTTCGTACGCCGTGGCAATTTGAGGTCCCCACCCCTCCGCCGCAGAAGACAAATCTTGCTCTAGACTTTCCCATGCTGCTGCAGCGATCAATATTGGCTTAGAACCTGGACCTTTAATATTGCTAACATTGATCTCGGGTGGTAATGCGTTGAAATTTGGCACCTCGGTTACTTTCTCCTCAACTCTACAATCAACATATCGCTGGCAGATCTATCCGCCGGTCGCACACCGTGAGTAGCTATGCTGTGACCCGATCCTCCTCGGGTGCCCTCGGCAGTGCGCGTATAGGCAAATGCGGCATCCTTTAGGCTCCAGGAGAGCTGTTTGCCGATGTCCGCGCCTCGATCGGTATGTACCTGGCATAGCAGCCCACGAGCATTAAACGAGCATCACACAATATGAAAGTCACTCATGATCTTGTCAGTCTCCCTATAAGCAGTTGCGGCATCCTTTAGGCTCCAGGAGAGCTGTTTGCCGATGTCCGCGCCTCGATCGGTATGCACCCGGTACAGGTCTCCGCGAGCATTAAAAAATCTCGCTAGCAGAGCTGAGACGCTATCCTTACCCGGCGCGGGAATCTTGGTCATCACCGGGGTCTTCTGGGCATTTGCTATCGAAATTTGGTGAGCTATCTCCACCATCTTGGCGCTTACCTCAGTCATGCTATCCGGATTTGCCTGCATCGCATTCGCGTTTGCCAGATACGACGCATTCAACTGTGATAGCGACGGATCCCAGTTTTCTGACGACTGATCAAAGTATTCCTGGTTGTAAGA is a genomic window containing:
- a CDS encoding PPE family protein, whose product is MPNFNALPPEINVSNIKGPGSKPILIAAAAWESLEQDLSSAAEGWGPQIATAYEVFQGEAANKFSEAAVRYHEWLHKHALTAKCTAEYLIQAADAYEEAVRSMVPTVSIVKNRAAAWTMKSTNLLGQFTHKIMELDDEYHEMWATNAGVMNEYQFRIFDIMRQVEETGITPAPLVIHGSSKAFSGSHYSNIIEEL
- a CDS encoding PE family protein produces the protein MTSPNQNIIEITEVEDEDIHPSYNQEYFDQSSENWDPSLSQLNASYLANANAMQANPDSMTEVSAKMVEIAHQISIANAQKTPVMTKIPAPGKDSVSALLARFFNARGDLYRVHTDRGADIGKQLSWSLKDAATAYRETDKIMSDFHIV
- a CDS encoding WXG100 family type VII secretion target, encoding MTARFMTDPHAMRDMARRFEMHGQTVEDESHKMWASTLNIAGAGWSGTAQATSFDTMGQMNQAFRNIVNMLHEVRDQLGAAATRYEQQEQASQQILQGS
- a CDS encoding WXG100 family type VII secretion target translates to MSSINYQFGDIDAHGATIRAQAASLEATHQAILASVRDAADFWGGQGSAACEQFITDLGRNFQTIYEQANAHGQKVQAAGNNMADTDRSVGSAWA
- a CDS encoding PPE family protein, producing the protein MFDESHYSELLPETNSRNMYTGPGTGSMVAAAGEWQHMIEEMSSGVVEPFGEILQRLQEQCSGPSARRMHNAATQFLSWLRRLEKQLEVTHQQTAYLCTAYTNAHRAMVSPAAITDNRADRDKLATTNQLGLNTPAIADLDAQYTQYGNRAVAVMRRYELLVLSALAAMTPWVAPPPITSRV